The sequence GTTGACAATACAGGCAGGACCGCTTATTTTACAGATAACCAGCACCACCCTGCCGAAAAACACGCCTTGTAACTATGGGGGCGAAACGGCTTCGACGGGGGCATGGAAGCAATGGTTGCATGCCGAGTTCCGCTGACTCGTAAAACAGGCGGTGCTTAAATATAAAAGCAGACGATTATAACTACGCTGTAGCCGCTTAAGACGGCTACCGTCCTTCCGGGTTTTTTCCTGCGGGCCCGGAAAGGGCGTCGACTAGCAGGATAGCCGATACGGGTTGCCTGTTCCCGTTCAGGCGAAACACCAAACAGACTTGCGGTTTGCGTATCCTGTCTGAAGGAGCCGCAAATAGCGAAATTTAAAATTCAGACTAAGCATGTAGATGCCGTTGTGGAATGTTTCCGGACGCGGGTTCGACTCCCGCCGCCTCCACCATTTATTTTGAGTAATTACAGCAACTTATTTTTTAGCCTTCGCTGGCTCTGGTACTTTCCTGGTAGAATTCCAGGCTTCCACCAGTTTCTCCCCGTCATTAGGGGCTTCCATCCACCGGTAATAATGCTTGACCAGCATATTGGTGTTGGTGTGCCCGACCTGCCGTATGATAAAACTCATACGCTCGCCGTTGTCCAGGCAGTTTGTGATATATGAAGCCCGTGTATCCTTTATGCTTCTGTTTAGAGAAAGACCGGCTTTCTTCAGCGTCGGCCTGATAACATTTTTATTCAGGGTATGCCGGTGAATATTTTGTCCGATTGAATTCAGGAATACAAAATTCTCTGGATTGCCTTTATATGTCCGTTTCCTTTGCTCCAGCAAAGCATCGACAACCGGCTGTGGAATTCTGACCTCTCTATGAGATCCGTCTGTTTTCGTGGCCTTATAAAATTGTTTATCACCAACAAAAACAAGACTGCGATGGATCTGAACCACTCCATTTTTTAAATCCACCCGTTTCCACTTCAAACCGGCTGCCTCGCTTATCCTGACGCCTGAAAAAAACATGAAAATGAACAATGGCTTCCAGAATTCATCAACATTCTCAAGAAACTTATGGATCTCCTCCAAACTAAGCGGGGGATGCACGATCTTCTGGGATTTTCTTTCCCGTATGGGATCAACATCAACTGTGGGGTCTGAGCTGATAATTTTATGTTTTTTGGCAAACCCCATAACACCCTTAAACGGCGTATAGATATTTATCTTGGTCTTGGGGGAACATTTCAGGTTGCTTAGAAATTTTTCAATGTCCAGGCTTGTAATTCCATCAATGGGCATATTGCCGAAATATGGAAGGACGTGGGTGTTCATGGCCTTTTTATAAGCGTGAAAAGTCGTTTCAGCCACTTTCGTTTTTGTTATTTCCGCCCACTCCTGTGCCACTTCACCAAAAACCTTTGTCGTATTCGATGGTTCCGGTTTTTCCGGCTCTACAGTCGGGAGATATCCGTGATACTCAATTTCTTTGAGATACTCATCCCGCTTACGCCTTGCCTCTGTAACCGAAGTGGTTTCCAGAGAAAATTTATAGGGCTTGTCAAAGCCCTTGACCTTTTTCTGGAAATACCAAACCTGGCTGCCACTGTCCTGATAGAGATGATGATTTAATTTCTTTTTCGCCATGTCATATCCTCCATTCCTTCTTTGGAGCTGATACACATGGCTTTACCTTTTTTGTTTCAGCCTTTTTGCTATCACCACCTTTCGTTTTTGAAGCGTTTTTCGTGTATTTGCGCTCAATCTCCAGAATTTCGATGACAGCGATATAAGACTTTGAACATGTGTCAAGAATGGATTTTTGGGTTTTTGGGATTAAAGGTAAGTAGGGAAAAGATGTCTATGTTACGATGCTGACAGCTGCTTTACTTTAGGCATTTTCCAGGCTTCTCCACAACCAAACCGCCCGGCCCACTATAAGTTCGTGCCAGTCAAGCTCCGTCATTTCGGGTAAATATTCAGGGTTTTCGCTGACAAGGGCCAAGCCTTTAAAGTGTTTCTGGTCTGCTTTGCAGATGCGTCTGACTATAGCTGTTGGCGGCTCCGAGTTTGGATCACGCACGACATAGATCTGCCGGTCCACAAATTTTTTGTCATTGAGATCAACAATCACTACCGCCCCTTCCGGTATCCGGGGCCCACATTGAATCCCCTTTTATCCGCAAGGCCCTCAGGTCATGCTTGATCCTGTTTTGAATTTCCGACTGATAGACAACCGTCGTTGAAGCCGGTTTTTCATCGAATGAATACCCACCTGCTCCTGGAGCAAGCTTACCGGATTCATAGAGAGGGATGCCCCGATAATGCTCGGCGTGTTCTTCCAGGTTTATTTTTTCAAAGCCGTCTATGACATCGACAATGAGTTTTTGCTGAGGCAATTTGGGTATTTGTACAGGCTTACCCTCAAACAACTGCTTTCCAAACATTAAAAACTCAGGATAATCCATTTCAGCAGCTGCGGCTATTTTCACCTGAGTATCAAAGGACGCTCTTTTTCTCCCTGAAATAATGGACGAAATAGACCCCTCCTCTAAACCGGTTTCGAGAGCCAGAGTTACTTGAAAGCCTCTTCCCTTTTTTTTGCGAATGTATTTCAGAGCTTCGTGAAACCAAGAATAAGTGATATCAGGCTTTTCCATACTTTTTCTTAACCTGTGGAAAAGAAAAACTCAAAAAAAATAAGTTTTCTCTGTGAAAAGTTCTTGACGCAAACTTTTCCATTAGATAAGTTTTGAATCATGAAAAAAGGCCTCCAAACTATAATCGCAAAAAGGGCAAAAATTAGCCTTCCATTTTTAAGCTTGATCTTATCCGGCCAAAAACGCCCTTCCTGGCGAGTCTCCAAGCGCCTCGAAAAAGTCACCGGCATCAGCGCCGTTGACTGGATCGATGCCAGAGTTAACCGGGATTATCTGGAAAAAAACTACTGCCCGGATAACTCAAATCGCCGCAAGCATGAGCATCGAAACGCCCATGACAACAAAACAACCAACAGCTCCAACGAAACAATTCAGGAGGAAAACGTCACTGACTGTCAACAGAATCAAGAAATTTTAAAAGCACAGAATAATTTTACCGGCTGAAGTCTCGGGAAGGGAGGCCACGGATTTGAGACTTCATCTGAAAAAAACCGCTTAAAGAAGGAGTATGCAATGTCTAAAAAAGCTTTTCATATGTATCTGGCTGCATTATTTGTCGTGCTGGTTTGGGCCGCAATTATTGTTATCGGATTATAAGTGCAAATAACCCGGGGTATTCTACCAGCATATAATAGTAGCTGTGTGCCTTTGCTGCAAATTATCTTCACCGTATTTGCACAAAATATTGCGGAACCATTGAGTGGTAAATTCACCCCGCCTGTGTGATGTCAAGCCAGCGTCCTTTTCAATCCCCGTATATTTAACCAGGACAAATAAAATGACACAGAATAATACTTGCCGGATTAAACTGGCAAGGCTGCAACGGCTTTATCAATTTCAAAAAACCATCAACTCTTTTCTCCAGCTTTCCCTGAAAGACACCTCCCTAAAAGAAATTCTGCAGGAGTCAATAGAAATCATCCTTTCCTCACCCTGCATTGAAACAGAACCCATGGCCGGGATCTTTATTGCAGGAAAACCCGATAAACTGGTTTTAGCAGCACATAAAAATTTCCCGAAAGAATCAAGAAAGGCTTGGACAAAAGTACCATTTTCAAAGTGTTTGTGCGGACAAGCGGCATTCCCGAAAGAACCGGTTTATGTCGGGCAAGCGGATTGCCAGCATACAATCGCTTATAAAGGCATGATGCCACACGGACATTACTGCGTGCCGATTGTTTGCGGAAAAAAGGTTTTTGCTGTTATAGTGCTGTGCTTAAAACAAGGGCACCAAAGAAAGGAAAGCGAAGAAGTTTTCCTTCATGCGGTCTCCAACACATTGGCGGGAGTAATAATGCGCTGGCAAAGGGAGCATAGATACCACCTGGTTTTTAAACAGGCCCCGTGCGGTATAATTGTAAGCGATATGGAACATAATATCCTGGATGCCAATAACGAGGCCTTAAAAATCCTTGGCTACACGTACGGGGAAATAACCGGGCTAAGCGCAAGGGATCTTATTCCTCCGCAAGATCCCGGATCTGTTAACCCGAAAGAAAATGTCCCTGAAGCACCCTTTGCCATTGAGCGAAGGCTTCAGAAAAAAAACGGAGACTTCATCTCCGTCCAAACAGCTTTAAGGCAACTGCAGGACTTTGACCCTGACGGTTCATACATGCTGATGTTCCATGATACAACCAAGCAAAAGCATGCTGAAAAAAGAATTCAATACCTGGCCTATTTTGATGAACTCACCGGCCTTCCCAATCAGGAATTATTAAAAGACCGGGTACAGAAAGCCATGGCCCGGGCAAAACGTTTTTCCCACAAGCTTGGCGTCATGACCGTGGCCGTCAACAGGCTAAAGGACATCAATAACACCTTGGGCCCGCTGGCAAGAGACAATCTGATTCAGGAAACAGCAGGCAGGATCAGCAACTTTCTCCGTGAAGCAGATACTGTGGCACGCACGGGAGAAGATGAGTTTATGGTCCTGTTGGAAAATATCGAACTTGCTGAAAAGGTTCAAACGGTTGCAGAAAGGTTGCTTCAAACCCTGGCCGAACCCTTCGCGTTATCCAGTGCCGGAATATATCCGGAAATCAGCATGGGCTACACTGTGTTTCCCGATAATAGCAGGGATCTGGACACGTTGTTAAAACAGTCCGGCATGGCAATGAGTGAGGCCCAGAACGGCGGCGCAAACAGAGTCAAAGGGTTTATGGCAGAGCAGGAAGACCGGATCTCCAGGGAATTTTTCCTTGAGCATGAATTAAAAAGAGCTCTTGAAAACAATGAGCTTGCCATCTTTTATCAGCCCCAGGTTTCCTTAAAAGATCGCCGTATCATAGGCATGGAGGCCCTGATCCGCTGGCATCATCCGGAAAAAGGACTTATTTCTCCGCAGGATTTTATACCCCTTCTGGAAAAAACAGGTTTGATTGTACCTGTAACCAGGTGGCTTATCAGCACTGTGTGCAATCAAATCAGGGACTGGCACAAGCAAGGCCTGTCCATGGCGGTATCGGTTAACTTATCAGCCGAGCACTTTGACAGCCTGGATCTCATTAAAACAACCAAAGAGGCTCTGGATGAAACCGGGATTGATCCTCATTACCTGGGCATGGAAATAACTGAATCTACAGTGATGCAGGATGTATCAGGCGCTTCAAAGATCCTGGAAGAGTTGGCCGGTTGGGGAATAAAGGTCTCCCTGGATGATTTCGGCAAGGGCTATTCATCTTTGAGCTATTTACAGCGGCTTGCCATTGACACCATAAAAATAGACCGGTATTTCATATACGACATACCGGAAAACAGCCAGAATATCACTTTGGCAAATACGATTGTAACCATGGCCCATAATCTGGGAAAAGAGGTGTTGGCCGAAGGGGTTGAAACAGAAGAACAAGCCCGTATTCTGCGGGAGCTTAACTGCGATTACGCCCAGGGCTTTCTTTTCGGCAGGCCCCAGCCTCCAGACAAGCTGTCTTTCGGCTGATCTTTTACCACCAAGGCATTGCTATAATGAACAGATACAGAACAAAAGAAGCCAAAAAACAAGCCGAAACCATCTTCAGGCTGCGGCAACAGGGCAAGTCTTATCAGAAGATTGCAGCACAGGCCGGGCTTTCATACCAGAATACAGTTCAGAAATACCGCAAGGAATGCCTTTTCAGAGAACAGGCCTTTTATTATCCCTTCATCGAATACATCTCCGCCCGTACCGAAAAAGCCATTAGAAGATGCATAGGGGAGGAGCTGCTCGAACAGCCCGAAGACCTCAACAATCCGGAAACTATTGGCACACTTTTTAAATGGCCTGGCGTTAACAATGGCGTGCTAAACGATCTTGCCGAAGGATTTACAGCAGCCGGATATGAATCATTTGACCCGGAAAAAATAATAGAGAATCTGTTTACCCGCAAAAACCGCGCCTACCGTTCAATCGATTAAACACCCAAGATACATTCCAATTTTCCATATACGGGAGATTGTACCCGGGATGTAACTTCATTCATATTCAAAAGGCGGTAAAGATGGATTGTTTCAAAGAAATTTCCCACTACAACATTCGGGAGGCAAAACCCCGTCCTGCCAAGTGTGCGCTACTGGTCATTGACATGCAGCAGTATTTCCAATCCATTGCATCCCCGATTATCGGCAACGTTATTTCAATTATCGAAGCCTGCCGCTCAAGGAATATGCGGATAATATTTACCCGCCACGGCCACAGCGATATATCAAAGGACGGCGGCATGCTATATCAATGGTGGGGGGATTGTATCGAGTATGGCTCTAAAGACTGGGAATTGATAAAGGCTATTCAACCGGGTGATTATGATGCCGTTCTTGATAAAAACAGATATAATGCTTTCCACGGCACAACACTTGACGAAAGTTTGCGATCCATCAAGATCGAGGAATTGATTATTACGGGTGCCCTGACCAATTGTTGTTGTGAAACCACGGCAAGAGATGCTTTTGTCCGGGACTACAGGGTCTTTTTTGCAGGAGACGCCACTGCAACGGTAAATGAGGAGCTACATCTGGCCAGCCTGAAAAATCTGGCCTTTGGCTTTGCTCATATCCTGAGTACGGATCAAATCTGTGATTATTTAAAGGAGCAAGGGACGGGAAGTGAAATGGTTTGCAGTAGCCGGGCTTAAAGCCGCACCCTGCCAAAGGGGTTGTTTTTTCCTGCGGTTTCCTCCTTGACTATTAAATTATTTTTCTATAAAGCCTTTCTCTTATGGCGCAAGCCAAAAGAGGCAACAAGTATCAGCTTGAAAATTTATAGTTATGAGTAAATACAAAGGTATAAAAAATGAGATAGATGTCGGTTGTTCAAAACCGATAGATTTTGATTCATGGATTGTGCTGGTAAAAGAAGTCGAGCCATTATTCGGACCCATGGCTGATGAAGAAGCATTTCAAGGAGCTTTAAAGCAAGCAATTATATGCGAAACAGCTTTTTGTATTCGATCAAATTTGAATGAAAAGGAGAGATACTTAAAAGGTGGTATTATCATCTCAAAAGAGGCAAATGAAATATTATGGTTTGCAGTTTCAAAACAGTGCCGCGGAATGGGACTTGGCCGCCAGTTGCTTAAATTCGCAATTAGTGAGCTGAATCCTAAAGAAGGCATATTTGTACAGACATTTGATGAAACAGTTCCTGAAGGAAAGCCTGCAAGGAAGCTATATATAGATTTAGGCTTTACAGATCTTAAGGATGGCGGACTAAATCCAGCAGGAATGCCAACCGTGATAATGAAATTAGCCACATCAGAAATTGATAGCGAATAACAGGTTACTTATTTCATATTATAAGCAAAAAAAGCATGATAAGAAAATTCAAAAAACCGGACATTGATCAAGTGATCAAAATTTGGCTTGAAGCTTCAATAAAAGCGCATGATTTTGTAAATAGTGAGTTTTGGGAATCAAAAGTTAAAGACATTCGAGAAATCTACATTCCTGCCTCAGAAACGTTTGTATATGAAGAAAATGAAACAATAAAAGGATTTTTCTCTCTGTATAAAAATACATTAACAGCAATCTTCATATCCCCACCTTATCAAGGTGCAGGTATTGGTATGGCACTCATGAAAAAAGCCAAAGAAATCCGCAGCAAACTGGAGCTTACTGTTTACAAACAAAATTACAAAAGTGTTGAATTCTACAAAAAATGTGGTTTTGTAGCTGAGAGAGAACAGATTGATGAGCAAACCGGTCATCCAGAGTTATTAATGACATTCAGCTCATAACAAAGCGCTGCACTGGATAGCTATCCCGCTGCGCTCCATAGCCACCAGTGAGCTTGGTCGGTGCCCCTCCTCACCTCCCATAAAAACCCCGGTGGCCTCCCCTTCCGCCGGGGTTTTTTGTTTCTGAACCTTTTCCATCTCCTGCCCGGCAAATTCAAAACGCCATTCACTGTTTACTCGATTAAACGATAAAAATTCACAAACACCCCTTTGAAGGATTCATCCCCAAGGTAAAAGCCTTGAATTTTAATGGGTTTTTATGCTATTCATATCAATACGATAGAGCAATGGGTTTTCTGAAACCGATACCGGCATCGTTATTTTACCAAAATTTTCCAACACCCCCAACTGCCAGAGTTTTTCACCTGTACCGGAACCTTGGAATTGAAATATGTTCTTTCAAGATTCACCATTCACCAAAAAAATGCTCCCAAAACTGAATAGCATAAATGAGGGGGGTTAAGCCTAAAATGAATCTCAATGATTCTGGCCAAACGGAAATATGGGAAAAGGATTTTCCAATGGAAGAGTCCTACAAAGCTGCTGATGGCAGGATAATCACATTTAAAATTACAGCTGAAGAGACGCCAGCCGGATTTTTTATACAGGCGGAAGAAACAAAGAAATCCAGGAAAAACCGATTGGGTTACACGTTCACAAAATTCTCCCCGGTAAATCCATATCTTGCTCTTGGTGAAATCCGGGATACAATTCGTGAACGGCTTGCCACCAAATACATCGACCATACAGACAAATTGCCTGAGCTTACCCACGATAAATTGGTTGGGATAATCGATTATTCAACTGATGATGAAGAGGTGGTGCTGCAAGTTGACGGAAACAAAATCACTATGGCGGATCTTCAACGGATACTATCAGGCCATGAAGGCTTTGAAATAAAAATAGAAATTAAAGAGCAATGATATGTTACCGCATATTTCATTTGCCCAGGATGCTTTCAATCGATTGAACACTAAATTTCCGTACGGAAACCGGCTTCCTGCTTCATTAAGCATGAAATTTTGCCTGATTTTCCGGGTATTTTAAACCACTGCCAGCATTGCTGTTAAGGGGAATTTGTGACGGAGTTGGGCAGAGGGAATGAGGGGTAGCGTATGGGATATAAGGTTCTGTAATAGATTACAATATTACTATCCTGATAATTCCGATACAATCTGCCACTGATGATCTGACCAAGAGGCAGAGGCCCCTCATGCAGGGACCAAAATAAACACACTGTTCGACGTTGTTTTATTTTTCGCCATCAAAGACACACTTTGAAAATGGCAGAATGGGAGCGGTATTATTCATTAAGCTGACGGAAAATCCAGATCTCATTGATAGCCGTAGTGCTCCAGAGCATCGAATAAAGACTTTAAACAATGTTTTTCGATGCCCCCGCCTTTTCGTGTCGGCATTAAATTGAGATTCCGATAAAAACCGAAAGCGCAGCATCTTGTGTCAGCATAATTTTCGCATGAGGAGTTGAAAGGCTGGATAATGACAAGGAACCCATTAAAATGAACTTATAAAGGCAAGTTGGGTCTACGATAGTTAATTCATTTCATCATTTTCGAGTTGGATGACATTGATTTTTTCTTGACTTTTAATTAAAATGTTAGTATTCGATATCATAATGATTGTATCCGTTATCAATTTATTAAATGAAAGACTCAAAACATGGCTCAGAATATTGTAGATAAATCGAAAGAAAAGTATCATTTGTATGAACAGAGACATCGGGAAATACTGGATGCGGCAATCAGTATTTTCAACAATAAAGGCTATAAAGCTGCCACAACAGCTTCAATCGCTAATGCCGCCAGTATTTCCGAACCGACCTTGTATAAACATTTTAAAAATAAGAAATATCTTTTTATTGCCTGCTTTCATTCAATCGTGGATTACCTGTTTTCTGAAAATAAAAAGATTTATAAGCAGAACCCTGATGATGAAATCTCTTATTTGCAGGGAGTAATCCGAATATATTTTGATTTTGTTAAAGAGCATCAAGACAAATCAATGTTTCTTGTTCACATGCTCAGTTATAAAAATGACCCCGAGTTGCGTGCTATTTATCATCGGGTTGTTCAAGCCCATCAGAAGCATATTGAATCTGTTCTAATGAAGGCCAA is a genomic window of Desulfosalsimonas propionicica containing:
- a CDS encoding tyrosine-type recombinase/integrase → MAKKKLNHHLYQDSGSQVWYFQKKVKGFDKPYKFSLETTSVTEARRKRDEYLKEIEYHGYLPTVEPEKPEPSNTTKVFGEVAQEWAEITKTKVAETTFHAYKKAMNTHVLPYFGNMPIDGITSLDIEKFLSNLKCSPKTKINIYTPFKGVMGFAKKHKIISSDPTVDVDPIRERKSQKIVHPPLSLEEIHKFLENVDEFWKPLFIFMFFSGVRISEAAGLKWKRVDLKNGVVQIHRSLVFVGDKQFYKATKTDGSHREVRIPQPVVDALLEQRKRTYKGNPENFVFLNSIGQNIHRHTLNKNVIRPTLKKAGLSLNRSIKDTRASYITNCLDNGERMSFIIRQVGHTNTNMLVKHYYRWMEAPNDGEKLVEAWNSTRKVPEPAKAKK
- a CDS encoding S24/S26 family peptidase, producing the protein MIVDLNDKKFVDRQIYVVRDPNSEPPTAIVRRICKADQKHFKGLALVSENPEYLPEMTELDWHELIVGRAVWLWRSLENA
- a CDS encoding helix-turn-helix domain-containing protein, which gives rise to MEKPDITYSWFHEALKYIRKKKGRGFQVTLALETGLEEGSISSIISGRKRASFDTQVKIAAAAEMDYPEFLMFGKQLFEGKPVQIPKLPQQKLIVDVIDGFEKINLEEHAEHYRGIPLYESGKLAPGAGGYSFDEKPASTTVVYQSEIQNRIKHDLRALRIKGDSMWAPDTGRGGSDC
- a CDS encoding helix-turn-helix domain-containing protein produces the protein MKKGLQTIIAKRAKISLPFLSLILSGQKRPSWRVSKRLEKVTGISAVDWIDARVNRDYLEKNYCPDNSNRRKHEHRNAHDNKTTNSSNETIQEENVTDCQQNQEILKAQNNFTG
- a CDS encoding bifunctional diguanylate cyclase/phosphodiesterase yields the protein MVNSPRLCDVKPASFSIPVYLTRTNKMTQNNTCRIKLARLQRLYQFQKTINSFLQLSLKDTSLKEILQESIEIILSSPCIETEPMAGIFIAGKPDKLVLAAHKNFPKESRKAWTKVPFSKCLCGQAAFPKEPVYVGQADCQHTIAYKGMMPHGHYCVPIVCGKKVFAVIVLCLKQGHQRKESEEVFLHAVSNTLAGVIMRWQREHRYHLVFKQAPCGIIVSDMEHNILDANNEALKILGYTYGEITGLSARDLIPPQDPGSVNPKENVPEAPFAIERRLQKKNGDFISVQTALRQLQDFDPDGSYMLMFHDTTKQKHAEKRIQYLAYFDELTGLPNQELLKDRVQKAMARAKRFSHKLGVMTVAVNRLKDINNTLGPLARDNLIQETAGRISNFLREADTVARTGEDEFMVLLENIELAEKVQTVAERLLQTLAEPFALSSAGIYPEISMGYTVFPDNSRDLDTLLKQSGMAMSEAQNGGANRVKGFMAEQEDRISREFFLEHELKRALENNELAIFYQPQVSLKDRRIIGMEALIRWHHPEKGLISPQDFIPLLEKTGLIVPVTRWLISTVCNQIRDWHKQGLSMAVSVNLSAEHFDSLDLIKTTKEALDETGIDPHYLGMEITESTVMQDVSGASKILEELAGWGIKVSLDDFGKGYSSLSYLQRLAIDTIKIDRYFIYDIPENSQNITLANTIVTMAHNLGKEVLAEGVETEEQARILRELNCDYAQGFLFGRPQPPDKLSFG
- a CDS encoding isochorismatase family protein, producing MDCFKEISHYNIREAKPRPAKCALLVIDMQQYFQSIASPIIGNVISIIEACRSRNMRIIFTRHGHSDISKDGGMLYQWWGDCIEYGSKDWELIKAIQPGDYDAVLDKNRYNAFHGTTLDESLRSIKIEELIITGALTNCCCETTARDAFVRDYRVFFAGDATATVNEELHLASLKNLAFGFAHILSTDQICDYLKEQGTGSEMVCSSRA
- a CDS encoding GNAT family N-acetyltransferase: MSKYKGIKNEIDVGCSKPIDFDSWIVLVKEVEPLFGPMADEEAFQGALKQAIICETAFCIRSNLNEKERYLKGGIIISKEANEILWFAVSKQCRGMGLGRQLLKFAISELNPKEGIFVQTFDETVPEGKPARKLYIDLGFTDLKDGGLNPAGMPTVIMKLATSEIDSE
- a CDS encoding N-acetyltransferase, yielding MIRKFKKPDIDQVIKIWLEASIKAHDFVNSEFWESKVKDIREIYIPASETFVYEENETIKGFFSLYKNTLTAIFISPPYQGAGIGMALMKKAKEIRSKLELTVYKQNYKSVEFYKKCGFVAEREQIDEQTGHPELLMTFSS
- a CDS encoding DUF7713 domain-containing protein produces the protein MNLNDSGQTEIWEKDFPMEESYKAADGRIITFKITAEETPAGFFIQAEETKKSRKNRLGYTFTKFSPVNPYLALGEIRDTIRERLATKYIDHTDKLPELTHDKLVGIIDYSTDDEEVVLQVDGNKITMADLQRILSGHEGFEIKIEIKEQ
- a CDS encoding TetR/AcrR family transcriptional regulator, yielding MAQNIVDKSKEKYHLYEQRHREILDAAISIFNNKGYKAATTASIANAASISEPTLYKHFKNKKYLFIACFHSIVDYLFSENKKIYKQNPDDEISYLQGVIRIYFDFVKEHQDKSMFLVHMLSYKNDPELRAIYHRVVQAHQKHIESVLMKAKEKDKIKTQLDLNFLAAIFASQYYSVVAVKDFVSPKSFRFENFYQFMADLLKITV